A genomic window from Vigna radiata var. radiata cultivar VC1973A chromosome 2, Vradiata_ver6, whole genome shotgun sequence includes:
- the LOC106756106 gene encoding receptor protein kinase CLAVATA1, protein MRKGVVVIVVGSNRDMRSSASYTLLLFLFVWFRLAKCSSFSDMDALLKMKDSMKGHKAKEDALSDWKFSTSLSAHCSFSGVQCDQDLRVVAINVSSVPLFGHLPPEIGQFDKLQNLTISQDNLTGELPKELASLASLKLLNISHNSFSGSFPGQIVLPMTQLEVLDAYDNNFTGPLPEEFVKLEKLRYLKLDGNYFSGSIPERYSEFLCLEFLSLSTNSLSGKIPKSLSRLKTLKYLKLGYNNAYEGGIPPEFGAMKSLKYLDLSSCNLSGEIPPSLSNLKNLDTLFLQMNNLTGTIPSELSAMESLMSMDLSFNGLTGEIPESFSQLRNLTLMNFFHNKLRGSVPLFVGELPNLETLQLWENNLSFVLPQNLGQNGKFKFFDVTSNHFTGFIPPGLCKSGRLQTFVITDNFFHGPIPNDIGNCKSLVKIRASNNYLSGAIPSGIFKLPSVKIIELANNRFDGELPPEISGDSLGILTLSNNLLTGRIQPALKNLRALQTLSLDANEFVGEIPAEVFDLPILTSVNISGNNLTGAIPTTLIHCVSLNFVDLSRNMLEGEIPKGIKNLTSLSVLNVSQNLITGPIPDEIRFMSSLTTLDLSYNNFNGKLPTGGQFLAFSDRSFAGNPNLCSSRSCTSSSMYPDDAFQKRRGPWSSKSTRVIISVIALATAALLVAVTVYMMRRRKLLRAMTWKLTAFQRLNLKAEDVVECLKDENIIGKGGAGIVYRGSMPNGSDVAIKRLVGAGSGRNDYGFRAEIETLGKIRHRNIMRLLGYVSNKETNLLLYEYMPNGSLGEWLHGAKGGHLKWDMRFKIAVEAARGLCYLHHDCSPLIIHRDVKSNNILLDADFEAHVADFGLAKFLHDPGASQSMSSIAGSYGYIAPEYAYTLKVDEKSDVYSFGVVLLELIIGRKPVGEFGDGVDIVGWVNKTRMEISQPSDAALVLAVVDPRLSGYPLTSVIYMFNIAMMCVREMGPARPTMREVVHMLTNPPHSTTHSHSQSH, encoded by the exons ATGAGAAAGGGAGTAGTAGTAATAGTAGTAGGAAGCAACAGAGACATGAGAAGCTCAGCGTCTTACACGCTATTGCTGTTTCTTTTCGTATGGTTCCGCCTGGCCAAGTGTTCTTCTTTCAGTGACATGGATGCGCTGCTGAAGATGAAGGACTCCATGAAGGGACACAAAGCCAAAGAAGATGCGCTCAGCGACTGGAAGTTTTCCACCTCGCTTTCCGCACACTGTTCATTTTCTGGCGTCCAATGCGACCAAGACCTTCGAGTCGTTGCCATCAACGTCTCCTCCGTTCCACTCTTCGGCCACCTTCCGCCGGAGATTGGACAGTTTGACAAACTCCAAAACCTAACCATCTCGCAGGACAACCTCACCGGGGAGCTTCCCAAGGAGCTCGCTTCCCTCGCTTCCCTCAAGCTCCTCAACATCTCCCACAACAGCTTCTCCGGCAGTTTCCCCGGCCAAATCGTTCTGCCCATGACCCAACTCGAGGTCCTCGACGCCTACGACAACAACTTCACCGGACCCCTTCCGGAGGAATTCGTGAAACTGGAGAAACTCCGATACCTCAAGCTCGACGGAAATTACTTTTCCGGCAGCATACCGGAGAGATACTCGGAGTTTTTGTGCTTGGAGTTTTTGAGCTTAAGCACTAACAGTCTGTCGGGGAAGATTCCCAAGAGTTTGTCTCGGTTGAAGACGCTGAAGTATCTAAAACTCGGATACAACAACGCTTACGAAGGTGGGATCCCACCGGAGTTCGGAGCCATGAAATCACTTAAATACCTTGACCTTTCCAGCTGCAACCTCAGCGGAGAGATTCCACCGAGCCTGAGCAATTTAAAGAACCTTGACACGTTGTTCTTGCAAATGAACAACCTCACAGGAACCATTCCTTCGGAACTCTCTGCCATGGAGAGCCTCATGTCAATGGATCTCTCCTTCAACGGTCTCACCGGAGAGATTCCTGAGAGTTTCTCCCAGCTGAGAAACCTCACTCTGATGAACTTCTTCCACAACAAGCTGCGCGGTTCTGTTCCCCTCTTCGTCGGCGAGCTTCCGAATCTGGAAACGCTGCAGCTCTGGGAGAACAACCTGTCCTTCGTGCTGCCCCAGAATCTTGGCCAAAACGGGAAGTTCAAGTTCTTCGACGTCACGAGCAATCACTTCACCGGGTTCATCCCTCCGGGTCTGTGCAAGAGTGGGAGGTTACAAACCTTCGTCATCACCGATAACTTCTTCCACGGTCCTATTCCCAATGACATTGGAAACTGCAAGTCTCTCGTCAAGATCCGAGCCTCCAATAACTACCTTAGCGGCGCCATTCCGTCGGGAATTTTCAAACTGCCTTCCGTCAAAATAATCGAGCTCGCCAACAACCGTTTCGACGGCGAACTGCCTCCTGAGATTTCCGGCGATTCTCTCGGGATTCTCACGCTTTCCAACAACTTACTGACGGGGAGAATTCAACCGGCCTTGAAGAACTTGAGGGCACTGCAGACACTCTCACTCGACGCCAACGAGTTCGTTGGAGAAATCCCGGCGGAGGTTTTTGACTTACCAATACTGACCTCCGTCAACATAAGCGGCAACAATCTCACAGGAGCAATCCCCACGACGTTGATTCACTGCGTTTCACTCAACTTCGTTGACCTCAGTCGGAACATGCTGGAGGGGGAGATTCCCAAGGGCATAAAAAACCTAACGAGCTTGAGCGTTTTGAATGTTTCTCAAAACCTGATAACAGGACCAATCCCCGACGAGATTCGCTTCATGTCTAGCCTCACAACGCTGGATCTCTCCTACAACAATTTCAACGGCAAGCTCCCAACCGGCGGTCAGTTTTTGGCCTTCAGCGACAGGTCCTTCGCAGGGAACCCCAATCTCTGTTCCTCCCGCTCTTGCACCAGTTCCTCCATGTACCCAGACGACGCCTTCCAGAAAAGGCGAGGCCCATGGAGTTCGAAATCGACGAGGGTGATAATAAGCGTGATTGCACTAGCCACCGCGGCGCTGCTGGTGGCAGTGACAGTGTACATGATGCGAAGGAGGAAGCTGCTCCGGGCGATGACGTGGAAGCTGACGGCGTTCCAGCGGCTGAACTTGAAAGCGGAGGACGTGGTGGAGTGTCTGAAAGATGAGAACATAATAGGAAAAGGAGGGGCAGGGATCGTGTACCGGGGGTCGATGCCGAACGGAAGCGACGTGGCAATAAAGCGGTTGGTCGGTGCGGGTAGCGGGAGGAACGATTACGGGTTCAGGGCGGAGATAGAGACGCTGGGGAAGATAAGGCACAGGAACATAATGAGGCTTCTGGGTTACGTGTCGAACAAGGAGACGAACTTGCTGCTGTACGAGTACATGCCGAATGGAAGCTTAGGGGAATGGCTGCATGGAGCGAAAGGAGGGCACTTAAAATGGGATATGAGGTTCAAGATTGCAGTTGAAGCTGCAAGAGGACTCTGTTACTTGCACCATGATTGTTCTCCTCTCATCATTCACAGAGACGTCAAATCCAACAATATATTGCTCGACGCCGACTTCGAGGCCCATGTCGCCGATTTCGGACTCGCCAAGTTCCTCCACGACCCCGGTGCCTCTCAGTCCATGTCCTCCATTGCCGGCTCCTACGGCTACATTGCTCCAG AGTATGCATACACGCTGAAAGTGGACGAGAAAAGCGATGTGTACAGTTTCGGGGTGGTGCTGTTGGAGCTGATAATAGGGAGGAAGCCGGTGGGGGAGTTTGGAGATGGAGTGGACATCGTTGGATGGGTGAACAAGACTAGAATGGAGATATCTCAGCCGTCGGATGCAGCGTTGGTGTTGGCAGTGGTGGATCCACGGCTGAGTGGGTATCCATTGACAAGTGTCATTTACATGTTCAACATTGCTATGATGTGTGTTAGGGAAATGGGCCCCGCCAGGCCCACCATGAGGGAAGTCGTTCATATGCTCACGAATCCTCCTCACTCCACCACTCACTCACACTCACAATCTCATTAA